In Mytilus edulis chromosome 3, xbMytEdul2.2, whole genome shotgun sequence, the genomic window ttaacatatttgttactttgtacagtgattaagattataatacaatttttactgctgtaaccctatttttgataattttatcaattatgtctgtttgttttcttctcaCATTTTTgttctatgcgactgtcataaaagtgagaagTTTACCTAGAGGTTCATAAATTTATAAGAAAGGTAGCTCGGAATTTCTTAATATTCAGGCGTTAGCATCATCAGACAAACACAACCACTTAGATCGCGTACATACTTATATTATCAATTATGTTAGTACTGACAGGTCCCTTAAACGAATGATAAAACCCTGTCGCCATTCAATTTCGACCGCTATACTtttaacatgaaaataaagagatgtggtttccaatgatacaactattCACCAAATGCAAATGAAGTCGATGAAAGAAAAACAGGCAATTATAAGGCGTTCAACAATGCGAAACAATCATTCAAAATACTAGACCCCGACATGAAAATATGGAAcaattaaatttagaaaaattaacggcctgatttagaacaaaacagtttacgagaaacaaatatgacagacataaacaaacgacaacagctTAAATACAGACTCCTGACGTGGCTAACATGCACATAAAGCAATTGGTTGAACATGTTTGTAAGCGCTCTCAAGCCCAACCCTAACATGGGACACTGTTGCAACAACACAATATAagaactttaaaaatattaactgATTATCAAAAACTTGTATGATATAGGAGCGTCACATCGTATGTAACAACTACTATCTAAAGAAtaattttcattcataaatattACTTTGGTTTCTTCATATATTTCCATCAAATCAGGGAATAAACAAATATAGAAActgtaattattttattacattttttatttaaaatgtgtGTCAtataatttaagaatttaaaacaaagaaGTCACACATCTAGTTATTTATATAactcatataaaattgagaatggaaatatgtgTGTCATATAAATCTCACATTGGATAGAACAGAAGAATAGAATTAACATATTGAATCAATTAGCATATAAAATACATTCTTAATCTTTTCTCGATTATTTTGATACAAGGATGGCTATGATTGTGGTAGTTACAATCAGATTCAGTGCAAAGGAAAACCAAAACAGAACAAAATCTAAGAGAGAAGTAACATCAATCCAGTTTATGTCCTCTTCCGACATCCGTTCCTTGTCAAAAGATTCGACTACATTTCTGTTTCCATTGCAATTCCCCGATTTACACACATCAACGCCTTTAAACTTGCAATGCCATTTAACCATTTGTCTGATGATATTTGGGACAGGGCTTTTCTTGTGATGAAGTCTCAATTCAACGGCAGTTGCACATACTACAAATATACCCATTCCTAGCTGAAAAATCAGATAGTATCCTAACATCGAACCAGATGTTTTCGGTAGCTCCGAACTCACAATTGTCAGGAAAACAGTAAACGCTAAAAATACGGTTATGGAATATCCCATCTTTTCACCACTGTCTGCCGGAAGTACAAATGTGAAAAAGTTCAGAATACCAAGGAGAATAACAGGAACGATAATATTTGTGACATAGAATCCAGCGTTTCGTTGGAGATTTAATGTAAATGTAACTTTTGGTACCGAATCTGAAGACAATTGAGATGCTGAAGTCGATATAATTGTCCACTCGGCATTGTCATCAGCATAATCCTGTAAAACAACACCTTTGCCTCCTAATTTTACGTCAATCGAGCGATCTTTAGTTGACCATGCCACAAATATTAGATCACATGCTTGTCTGTCAAAAGGAAAATATGTAATGTCTATTTCACATTTACTTTCAAATACTTCAAATGGATACCAAGACACATTTCCGTTACTCTGAACGTCAACATATATCACTGAGCTTCCAAGTTCTGTCAGTTTGGTGAATCCGTTTTTCAAAGTAAGGTCTGGTTTCCACACATCATCCTGAGGTACTTTAATGTAATTTGCATTACCGTAGGACACTGGTGTCCATGTCAAGTATTGGTCCAACCAGTGTACAGACAAATAAGCCGTCGTTGCAAGCTTTTGGGACAGTTCATCTATTCCGTTTATTCCAATAACGTGCAAGTCTATGGTTACCAACGTAGAAGAATTCTGGTCGATACTCGGACGCACCACCTTCATATAGTTCTGGGTttcaaataaagttttatataaactTGCAATGTCACTACCAAGTGTTGTTGCTGCATTAATGCGCGGAAAGTAAATgcatattacaaaaataaagtaGAACATTTTCAGCAAACTCAAACTGATCTTTTTGTTCAATGCGTATGCTAACGATTCTCTATAAGAGTAAGTAAAGAGTACCAAGAAAGTTTGTTTTAAACCTACAAAATATAATCAATGACCAAACCACTTAAATAAAGCAATTTGATTCGTTCTCCAATATTACATTTTAGATCATTAATCAATATTATATATCATAATATAGTTTATACAATCATACTTTTCTAGTATAAGTGACTTAAAAAAACGACTAACCAAAGACAAATTACGACAACCCGAATGTTAAATCTATATGACTGTATAAGCACACATGTTCTCTAAATGAAAAAGCTATTGTCTATAGTAGTTCCGATCCCTTTTTCACCTCACACTATCTAAGACGACAAAACAACAaacatcataatatagcatagtggtatatatatttattatctagACTACTAAAAAACAAGCTATACT contains:
- the LOC139515346 gene encoding neuronal acetylcholine receptor subunit alpha-10-like, translating into MVRTAHGYSAETLPFVETISPQLRKNIISGITTLPSKSIECKNLRSALSQPAHVLKLIEMEVEKVFIEGPFDFIPFKHYRINPIGVAEGIFKSLGVPLSFKKTEGPCHKLEYLGIFLDTINMEAYPHLEKVLRIQEIIEYFSLKQTFLVLFTYSYRESLAYALNKKISLSLLKMFYFIFVICIYFPRINAATTLGSDIASLYKTLFETQNYMKVVRPSIDQNSSTLVTIDLHVIGINGIDELSQKLATTAYLSVHWLDQYLTWTPVSYGNANYIKVPQDDVWKPDLTLKNGFTKLTELGSSVIYVDVQSNGNVSWYPFEVFESKCEIDITYFPFDRQACDLIFVAWSTKDRSIDVKLGGKGVVLQDYADDNAEWTIISTSASQLSSDSVPKVTFTLNLQRNAGFYVTNIIVPVILLGILNFFTFVLPADSGEKMGYSITVFLAFTVFLTIVSSELPKTSGSMLGYYLIFQLGMGIFVVCATAVELRLHHKKSPVPNIIRQMVKWHCKFKGVDVCKSGNCNGNRNVVESFDKERMSEEDINWIDVTSLLDFVLFWFSFALNLIVTTTIIAILVSK